The following coding sequences are from one Haploplasma axanthum window:
- the pheS gene encoding phenylalanine--tRNA ligase subunit alpha codes for MNNSLEELRKVIIEKIESVLTLDDIEKLRNQYLSKKGELSQQMAKMKDLPNDEKPLFGKLINEVKELVENRIISKINDLKEKELLKKLENEKIDVTIPADEISLGTIHPLNQVIEDLEDFFIGQGYEVKEGPEVESDFYNFEMMNFSKGHPARDMQDTFYITEETLLRTHTSPVQARAMLEKNGKPVKAVCPGKTYRRDEDDPTHSHQFMQFEGIVVDKGISFANLKDTLLNMTRHLFGNDREIRIRPSYFPFVEPGVEVDVVYIKPDGTKGYIEILGAGLVHPNVLRMGGYDPDVYSGFAFGIGIERIAILKYGVEDIRNFYINDIRFLQQFKGDLS; via the coding sequence ATGAATAATAGTTTAGAAGAATTAAGAAAAGTAATAATTGAAAAAATTGAAAGTGTTTTAACACTTGATGATATTGAAAAACTACGTAATCAATATTTAAGTAAAAAAGGTGAACTTAGTCAGCAAATGGCTAAAATGAAAGATTTACCTAATGATGAAAAACCTTTATTTGGTAAATTGATTAATGAAGTTAAAGAACTTGTTGAAAATAGAATTATATCAAAAATTAATGATCTTAAAGAAAAAGAGTTATTAAAAAAACTAGAAAATGAAAAAATTGATGTTACAATTCCAGCGGATGAAATATCACTTGGAACAATTCATCCATTAAATCAAGTTATTGAAGATTTAGAAGACTTCTTTATTGGTCAAGGTTATGAAGTTAAAGAGGGACCAGAAGTTGAAAGTGATTTTTATAATTTTGAAATGATGAATTTTTCAAAAGGACATCCCGCAAGAGATATGCAAGATACTTTCTATATTACAGAAGAGACATTACTTAGAACACATACATCACCTGTTCAAGCAAGAGCAATGCTAGAAAAAAATGGCAAGCCAGTTAAAGCTGTTTGTCCAGGAAAAACATATAGAAGAGATGAAGATGATCCAACTCATTCACATCAATTTATGCAGTTTGAAGGAATTGTTGTTGATAAAGGAATAAGCTTTGCAAATTTAAAAGATACATTATTAAATATGACAAGACATTTATTTGGAAATGATCGTGAAATTAGAATTAGACCTTCTTATTTCCCATTTGTTGAACCAGGTGTTGAAGTTGATGTTGTGTATATTAAACCTGATGGAACAAAAGGATATATTGAAATTTTGGGTGCTGGACTTGTTCATCCAAATGTTTTAAGAATGGGTGGTTATGATCCAGATGTTTATAGTGGATTTGCATTTGGAATTGGAATTGAAAGAATTGCAATTTTAAAATATGGTGTTGAAGATATTAGAAATTTTTATATAAATGATATTAGATTCTTGCAACAATTTAAGGGGGATTTATCATGA
- a CDS encoding PolC-type DNA polymerase III: protein MNKYDLFLKQKNYDNEIIKNSKLKIVDVYPKKDEWVFFIEFNDFIDADLLFSFSKTVKEYFNNAAVKKIDIKVVHNNKNNFSKYALNYWDSSIHYLCNIKPSFSALENYNVTYEENKFLVHIDKDSVWVKEYFNEIYNVFRDIKIESKIECFIDENLSTIKQKIDERIETRTERLNENNYVPSKREVKETKVLNRNQKAQKVRINTIPMDQFGIDKYKNQNGNTRFVIEGEIVEVEVKELRTIKLLEMTIADQNDAITIKNFINNDRDFEFGKSLKAGMFVEVEGEAQFDTYVHEVVIMGRKISIIEGIEKQNRLDKSKEKRVELHLHTKMSDMDGVTEVKDYVDRALEWGHEAIAFTDHNGVYAFPDILKATKGKPIKPIYGVELDMVDTEKFVVVSNGEESRNLLEETYIVFDLETTGLSTTNDLIIEIGAVKVKNTEIIDRYQTFVNPNMLLSEFTKGLTNITDEDVVNARQIEDVLPEFISFIEDGILVAHNAAFDIKFITEKAMRMGLKIDNTYIDTLNLARYFYNKDLKRFNLKALSRFFKVELENHHRADQDAEATSKVWIQMLYNLRDWGIKTTTDLYNSIDKNESYKHLIPSHITALAKNQTGYKNIFKIVSKALTKNFYNGPRTIKEELNDLREGVLIGSACDFGDVFEAALNGRDIELDKAISFYDYIEVQPPSSYMHLMENNSNDGKVIIEATITKIIKSAKRQNKIVVATGNVHYLDDEDELYRKIYVRTPVVGGGLHPLHGAEKLPKQYFKTTNEMLEEFSFLDLDLAKEIVITNTNLINKQIESIKAFPDELYSLPDDAFTGIGVESIEKETKRLVYETAHKQYGEKLHPIVEARIEKELDSIIGNKFAPIYYISHLLVKKSLDDGYLVGSRGSVGSSFVATLMSITEVNPLKPHYRCKNGDFTVFNLTKEELFTYGISEKEKEFQKYFENVQSGFDLPDQVCPICGEKLIKDGHDIPFETFLGFKGDKVPDIDLNFSGDYQSKAHSYVRELLGEDYSFRAGTIGTVADKTAYGYVLGYLEDNNIMLRKAQIKRLADKIKGVKRSTGQHPGGIVVVPKNKEIFDVTPIQYPANDTSSDWYTTHFDYHSFESNLLKLDILGHDDPTMIKFLMDYVKEHQDDFPFSDARDIPLDDKEVLRMFQETKILGLKTDDIMSEVASFGIPEFGTPFTREMLNDTKPNSFAGLVKISGLSHGTDVWLKNAKDLIAGTTEYEKISFDDIIACRDDIMVQLSDMGLEPLKAFEIMEFVRKGKPSKDTKKWNTYVEEMEKHDVPKWYIWSASQIKYMFPKAHATAYVIMAIRIAWFKFYKPLLFYSAFFSKRAVQFDYEAMVSGANAIRNRINQLEQIPMYQRKVKDNDLLVTLGVALEMTRRGFRFLPVDIDKSEATTFVIEEKGIRMPFVSVDGLGEQVAYGIVEARNEKPFNSVSDVHKRTKINKTVQVLLKDYGAYGELNTENDVIDIGLFAEI from the coding sequence ATGAATAAGTATGATTTATTTTTGAAACAAAAAAATTATGATAACGAAATAATAAAAAACTCAAAATTAAAGATAGTTGATGTATATCCAAAAAAAGATGAGTGGGTTTTTTTCATAGAATTTAATGATTTTATTGATGCAGATTTGTTATTTTCTTTTAGTAAAACAGTTAAAGAATATTTTAATAATGCAGCAGTCAAAAAAATTGATATTAAAGTAGTTCATAATAACAAAAATAATTTCTCTAAATATGCATTAAATTATTGGGATAGTTCAATTCATTATTTATGTAATATTAAACCATCTTTTTCTGCATTAGAAAATTATAACGTTACTTATGAAGAAAATAAGTTTTTAGTACATATTGATAAAGATAGTGTTTGGGTTAAAGAATATTTTAATGAAATATATAATGTTTTTAGAGATATTAAAATTGAATCAAAAATCGAATGTTTTATTGATGAAAACTTATCAACAATTAAACAAAAGATTGATGAAAGAATTGAAACAAGAACTGAAAGACTAAATGAAAATAATTATGTTCCTTCAAAGAGGGAAGTAAAAGAAACGAAAGTTTTAAACCGAAATCAAAAAGCTCAAAAAGTTAGAATAAATACAATTCCAATGGATCAGTTTGGAATTGATAAATATAAAAATCAAAATGGAAATACAAGATTTGTTATTGAGGGAGAAATTGTTGAAGTTGAAGTTAAAGAATTAAGAACAATTAAGCTTTTAGAAATGACAATTGCTGATCAAAATGATGCAATAACAATAAAAAACTTTATTAATAATGATCGTGATTTTGAATTTGGTAAATCCTTAAAGGCCGGAATGTTTGTAGAGGTTGAAGGAGAGGCACAATTTGATACTTATGTTCACGAAGTGGTAATAATGGGGCGAAAGATTTCTATTATTGAAGGAATTGAAAAACAAAATAGACTTGATAAATCAAAAGAAAAAAGAGTGGAATTACATCTTCATACAAAAATGTCAGATATGGATGGTGTAACGGAAGTTAAAGATTATGTTGATAGAGCACTTGAATGGGGACATGAAGCAATCGCATTTACTGACCATAATGGTGTTTATGCTTTCCCAGATATTTTAAAAGCTACGAAAGGGAAACCAATTAAACCAATCTATGGTGTTGAATTAGATATGGTTGATACTGAAAAATTTGTTGTTGTTTCAAATGGTGAAGAATCAAGAAATCTTTTGGAAGAAACATATATCGTTTTTGACTTGGAAACAACAGGTCTATCAACAACCAATGATTTAATTATTGAAATAGGAGCAGTAAAAGTTAAAAACACAGAAATTATTGATAGGTATCAAACATTTGTTAATCCAAATATGTTGTTATCAGAATTTACTAAAGGATTAACTAATATAACTGATGAAGATGTTGTTAATGCACGTCAAATTGAGGATGTTTTACCGGAGTTTATTAGTTTTATTGAAGATGGAATTTTAGTTGCTCATAATGCTGCATTTGATATTAAGTTTATTACAGAAAAAGCAATGAGAATGGGATTAAAGATTGATAATACATATATTGATACATTGAACCTTGCTAGATATTTTTATAATAAAGATTTAAAGAGATTTAATTTAAAAGCATTATCTAGATTTTTTAAAGTAGAACTTGAAAATCACCATAGAGCTGATCAAGATGCTGAGGCGACAAGCAAAGTTTGGATTCAAATGCTATATAATCTTCGTGATTGGGGAATTAAAACAACTACCGATTTGTATAATTCAATAGATAAAAATGAATCATATAAACATCTAATACCTTCACACATTACCGCACTTGCTAAAAATCAAACGGGATATAAAAATATATTTAAGATTGTAAGTAAGGCATTAACAAAGAATTTCTATAATGGACCAAGAACAATTAAAGAAGAACTTAATGATTTAAGAGAAGGTGTTTTAATTGGGAGTGCTTGTGACTTTGGAGATGTTTTTGAAGCTGCATTAAACGGAAGAGATATTGAATTAGATAAAGCAATTAGTTTTTATGACTACATTGAAGTACAACCACCAAGTTCATATATGCATCTAATGGAAAATAATAGCAATGATGGTAAAGTAATTATTGAAGCTACAATTACAAAAATAATTAAATCTGCTAAAAGACAGAATAAAATTGTTGTAGCAACAGGAAATGTTCATTACTTGGATGATGAAGATGAATTGTATCGTAAGATTTATGTTAGAACTCCGGTTGTGGGTGGCGGCTTACATCCTTTGCATGGAGCTGAAAAATTACCTAAACAATATTTTAAAACAACAAATGAAATGCTTGAAGAGTTTAGTTTTTTAGATTTGGATTTAGCAAAAGAAATTGTTATAACTAATACAAATTTAATAAATAAACAAATTGAAAGTATTAAAGCTTTCCCAGACGAATTATATTCATTGCCAGATGATGCATTTACTGGTATTGGAGTTGAAAGTATTGAGAAAGAAACAAAACGACTTGTTTATGAAACAGCTCATAAGCAGTATGGTGAAAAACTTCACCCAATTGTTGAAGCGAGAATTGAAAAAGAATTAGATAGTATTATTGGGAATAAATTTGCCCCAATTTATTACATATCACATTTACTTGTTAAAAAATCACTAGATGATGGATATCTAGTAGGTTCTCGTGGATCTGTTGGTTCAAGTTTTGTAGCTACATTAATGAGTATTACTGAGGTAAATCCATTGAAACCTCACTATCGTTGTAAAAATGGTGATTTCACAGTTTTCAATTTAACAAAAGAAGAATTATTTACATACGGAATAAGTGAGAAAGAAAAAGAGTTTCAAAAATATTTTGAAAATGTTCAATCAGGATTTGATTTACCTGATCAAGTTTGTCCAATTTGTGGTGAGAAACTTATTAAAGATGGTCATGATATTCCGTTTGAAACTTTCCTAGGATTTAAAGGAGATAAAGTTCCAGATATTGATTTAAACTTCTCAGGAGATTATCAATCTAAAGCTCACTCATATGTTAGGGAGTTATTAGGTGAGGATTATTCATTTAGAGCTGGAACTATTGGAACAGTTGCTGATAAAACAGCATATGGTTATGTTTTAGGTTATTTAGAAGACAATAATATTATGCTTAGAAAAGCACAAATAAAAAGATTAGCTGATAAAATTAAAGGTGTAAAAAGATCGACTGGACAACACCCAGGTGGGATTGTTGTTGTTCCGAAAAATAAAGAGATTTTTGATGTTACACCAATTCAATATCCAGCTAATGATACATCAAGCGACTGGTATACAACACATTTTGATTATCACTCATTTGAGTCTAATTTACTGAAGTTGGATATATTAGGGCACGATGATCCAACAATGATTAAGTTCTTAATGGATTATGTTAAAGAACATCAAGATGATTTTCCTTTTAGCGATGCAAGAGATATACCATTAGATGATAAAGAAGTTTTAAGAATGTTCCAAGAAACAAAAATATTAGGTCTTAAAACCGATGATATTATGAGTGAAGTTGCTTCATTCGGTATTCCAGAGTTTGGAACACCATTTACACGCGAAATGTTAAATGATACTAAACCTAATAGTTTTGCAGGGCTAGTAAAAATATCTGGTTTATCCCATGGAACTGATGTTTGGCTTAAAAATGCTAAAGATTTAATTGCTGGGACAACCGAATATGAAAAAATATCTTTTGATGATATTATTGCTTGTCGTGATGATATTATGGTTCAATTAAGTGATATGGGATTAGAACCTTTAAAAGCATTTGAAATTATGGAGTTTGTTAGAAAAGGGAAACCAAGTAAAGATACTAAAAAATGGAATACTTATGTCGAAGAAATGGAAAAGCATGATGTTCCAAAATGGTATATTTGGTCTGCAAGTCAGATTAAGTATATGTTTCCTAAAGCACATGCTACTGCCTATGTAATTATGGCGATTAGAATTGCATGGTTTAAGTTTTATAAACCACTTCTGTTCTATAGTGCATTTTTCTCTAAACGTGCTGTACAGTTTGATTATGAAGCAATGGTTTCAGGAGCTAACGCGATTAGAAATCGAATTAATCAATTAGAACAAATACCAATGTATCAAAGAAAAGTTAAAGATAATGATTTATTAGTAACATTAGGAGTTGCACTGGAAATGACTAGAAGAGGATTTAGATTCTTACCTGTTGATATTGATAAATCGGAAGCAACAACGTTTGTTATTGAGGAAAAAGGAATTAGAATGCCGTTTGTTTCTGTAGATGGACTTGGCGAACAAGTTGCTTATGGAATTGTAGAAGCAAGAAACGAAAAACCTTTCAACTCAGTTTCTGATGTTCATAAGCGAACAAAGATCAATAAAACTGTTCAAGTGTTATTAAAAGATTACGGCGCTTATGGAGAATTAAATACGGAAAATGATGTGATTGATATAGGATTATTTGCAGAAATTTAA
- a CDS encoding Bax inhibitor-1/YccA family protein, with protein MMNSSNPVFRSVEKDEVRDRSFGATYTGVSIKTVVLVLVSFLAAFFAATLIKDNKIEPVITIISVSGIVAFISVLIGTMIPRISMPFSILYAAAQGFTLGTLTVLLELVFPGNQIGLTAVIATGLIFAVMLGLYSIRAVRATNKFKKIMFGTLFTLLILSIIGIFVPSLDLFSSGNIFIAGLLVLFGAFMLVLDFDRAEQIVEMGASKQYEWTVALGLMVTLVWIYVQVLRVIVIVLGRRNN; from the coding sequence ATGATGAATTCATCAAACCCAGTATTTCGTAGTGTTGAAAAAGATGAAGTAAGAGATAGAAGTTTTGGAGCGACTTATACAGGTGTTTCTATTAAAACTGTTGTATTAGTATTAGTTTCATTCTTAGCAGCATTTTTCGCAGCAACATTAATTAAAGACAATAAAATTGAACCAGTTATTACAATAATCTCTGTATCAGGGATTGTAGCATTTATTTCAGTTTTAATTGGAACAATGATTCCAAGAATTTCAATGCCATTTTCAATTTTGTATGCAGCAGCACAAGGATTCACTTTAGGAACATTAACGGTATTATTAGAGTTAGTATTTCCAGGTAATCAAATTGGTTTAACAGCTGTTATTGCAACAGGATTAATTTTTGCAGTAATGCTTGGTCTATATTCAATTAGAGCAGTTAGAGCTACTAATAAATTTAAAAAAATTATGTTTGGAACATTATTTACTTTATTAATCTTAAGTATTATTGGAATCTTTGTTCCATCATTAGATTTATTTAGTTCAGGAAATATTTTCATTGCTGGTTTATTAGTATTGTTTGGAGCATTTATGTTAGTCTTAGATTTCGATCGAGCAGAACAAATTGTTGAAATGGGTGCATCAAAACAATATGAATGGACTGTTGCTCTTGGATTAATGGTTACATTAGTTTGGATTTATGTTCAAGTATTAAGAGTTATTGTAATTGTATTAGGAAGAAGAAATAATTAA
- a CDS encoding flotillin family protein has product MFLMETGTVVGIVVGIVAVIVLFVLLSYKKVRPNKALIITGPRKQKIVVGKGAFVIPFLQRSDEVTLDLIQTDIKTGTSVPTKEFIDVFVDGVASVRIKTDEDSLKLAGQILLSRGVEEIKVAAREVLEGNMREIVGQMNLVDLVQNREKFSDMVKTSAELDMERMGLEIINITIQNFSDQNNVIKDLGIDNVTRIRKEAAIAKANNEKEISIAVSRAKEEANNARVEAELKIAYQDNELALKVAALKEQSDRAKAAADVAYKLEETRRFKEVNIAYQEAEIAKRDKEIELETKEVEVAERKLEATVKKSAEAEKYAAEQKAEAQLFVRLKEAQAKLEEQKAEAEARKISAISFKEAELARSEGILAVGNAEAEAIRKKAEAMNLMEDASKLELVLSSKVLPEIVAAAAKPLENVDRITLWGEGGSTKLVSDIMATSSKVLESVKESTGIDLSSTISTMLGVKAALPKESNEPKNDKKQK; this is encoded by the coding sequence ATGTTTTTAATGGAAACTGGTACTGTAGTAGGAATTGTAGTTGGGATAGTTGCAGTCATTGTTTTATTCGTTTTATTATCTTATAAAAAAGTAAGACCAAATAAAGCTTTGATTATTACTGGACCAAGAAAACAAAAAATTGTTGTTGGTAAGGGAGCTTTTGTAATACCTTTCTTACAAAGAAGTGATGAAGTAACACTTGATTTAATTCAAACTGATATAAAAACTGGAACATCTGTTCCAACAAAAGAATTTATTGATGTCTTTGTTGATGGTGTTGCCAGTGTTAGAATTAAAACTGATGAAGATTCATTAAAACTTGCAGGACAAATTTTACTTAGCCGTGGTGTTGAAGAAATTAAAGTTGCAGCAAGAGAAGTTTTAGAAGGTAATATGCGGGAAATTGTTGGTCAAATGAATTTAGTTGATTTAGTTCAAAATCGTGAAAAGTTCTCAGATATGGTTAAGACATCTGCTGAACTTGATATGGAAAGAATGGGATTAGAAATTATTAATATTACAATTCAAAACTTTAGTGATCAAAATAATGTTATTAAAGATTTAGGGATTGATAATGTTACTAGAATTAGAAAAGAAGCAGCAATTGCAAAAGCTAATAATGAAAAAGAGATTTCAATCGCAGTATCAAGAGCTAAAGAAGAAGCTAATAATGCCAGAGTTGAAGCAGAGTTAAAAATTGCATATCAAGATAATGAATTAGCGTTAAAAGTTGCAGCTTTAAAAGAACAATCAGATCGTGCTAAAGCTGCCGCAGATGTTGCATATAAACTTGAAGAAACAAGAAGATTTAAAGAAGTTAATATTGCTTATCAAGAAGCAGAAATTGCTAAGAGAGATAAAGAAATTGAACTTGAAACAAAAGAAGTTGAAGTTGCTGAAAGAAAATTAGAAGCTACAGTTAAGAAATCAGCTGAAGCTGAAAAATATGCTGCAGAGCAAAAAGCTGAAGCACAATTGTTCGTAAGATTAAAAGAAGCACAAGCTAAACTTGAAGAACAAAAAGCAGAAGCAGAAGCGAGAAAGATTTCAGCTATTTCATTTAAAGAAGCGGAACTTGCAAGATCTGAAGGGATTTTAGCGGTTGGTAATGCTGAGGCAGAAGCAATTAGAAAGAAAGCAGAAGCGATGAATTTAATGGAAGATGCATCTAAACTTGAGTTAGTTCTAAGTTCTAAAGTATTACCTGAAATTGTTGCAGCTGCAGCTAAACCTCTTGAAAATGTTGATAGAATTACTTTATGGGGTGAAGGTGGTTCCACAAAACTTGTTAGTGATATTATGGCAACAAGTTCTAAAGTGTTGGAATCTGTTAAAGAATCAACAGGTATTGATTTATCAAGCACAATTTCAACTATGTTAGGTGTAAAAGCTGCATTACCTAAAGAAAGTAATGAGCCTAAAAACGATAAAAAACAAAAATAG
- the pheT gene encoding phenylalanine--tRNA ligase subunit beta produces MKIVENNLKQFIDVPNNIDEVTNAYITEVESFGLLSNINNVLIGHVLEKEKHENADSLSVTKVDLGNGRIEQIVCGAKNVAKGQYVIVATEGAVLPGDFVIKKSKIRGVESNGMICSLKELGFDEKLIPEEFKSGIYYFDEPKEVGTNALSHLAMDGFVLELSLTPNRSDLLSHYGFAQDLAAATNKKIVLPNFNVKENETKNPLTVKIDSKNTNKYFARYLNKVEVKDSPWWLKSFLLAVDCQPINNVVDITNYILYTYGTPMHAFDAKKFGTKEIVVSDNTKKLKVKTLDGIERELTGDEIVITNGKEVMALGGVMGLENSMIDDNTDSIILEIASFKPESIKNTSKKIGLKSDSSLRFERGIDEEIIEQALRHASYLLETLANASITKGIVSDVKNSFKNPFIDLTEEEISRKIGHKLSGKEIVAILERLNYEVKVNKNVLTVKAPSYRHDILMKDDCLEEIVRIYGMNNIPNQPLTVSGVGALTKKQKTNRTLRHYLANIGFNEVVTYSLRKENEVTRFNELGNVISILKPQNVERKALRQSLINGLIDVVKYNKDHGVDGVNLFEMGHVYADKIERNYLTLMASSSTINNLWKKTNIKLDFYFVSGILKNIMGLLKVDYELVPSNNQSFHPYQQASIVVNKQTVGIIGKIHPKLSVKDNFVFEIDLDSLEKQSKFKYQQVSKYPSVERDLAIVLKDDIKVGDVVKLIEQTVRKNIIKTEVFDIYKGSHIEEGYQSVAVRMVFNDENKTLESADVDKLVNKVAKRIEFEFQGKIRS; encoded by the coding sequence ATGAAAATAGTTGAAAATAATTTAAAACAATTTATTGATGTTCCAAATAACATTGATGAAGTAACTAATGCATATATAACTGAAGTTGAATCGTTTGGTTTATTATCAAATATTAACAATGTATTAATCGGTCATGTTCTAGAAAAAGAAAAACATGAAAATGCAGACTCATTGTCAGTAACAAAAGTTGATTTAGGAAATGGTAGAATTGAACAAATAGTTTGTGGAGCTAAGAATGTTGCAAAGGGTCAATATGTTATTGTAGCAACAGAAGGAGCAGTATTGCCAGGGGATTTTGTTATAAAAAAATCTAAAATTCGTGGAGTAGAATCAAATGGGATGATTTGTTCATTAAAAGAATTAGGGTTTGATGAAAAATTGATTCCAGAAGAATTTAAATCAGGAATATATTATTTTGATGAACCAAAAGAAGTTGGAACAAATGCACTTTCTCACTTAGCGATGGATGGTTTTGTTCTAGAGTTATCACTAACACCAAATCGCTCTGATCTTTTATCACATTATGGATTTGCACAAGATTTAGCTGCTGCAACTAATAAAAAGATTGTTCTTCCTAATTTCAATGTTAAAGAAAATGAAACTAAAAATCCATTAACAGTTAAAATAGATTCTAAAAATACAAATAAGTATTTTGCAAGATATTTAAATAAAGTGGAAGTTAAAGATTCTCCATGGTGGTTAAAATCATTTTTATTAGCAGTTGATTGTCAGCCAATTAATAATGTTGTTGATATAACAAACTACATTTTATATACATATGGAACACCAATGCATGCATTTGATGCTAAGAAGTTTGGAACTAAGGAAATCGTTGTAAGTGATAATACTAAAAAACTAAAAGTTAAAACACTTGATGGCATTGAACGTGAATTAACAGGTGATGAAATTGTTATTACAAACGGAAAAGAAGTTATGGCACTTGGTGGTGTCATGGGACTTGAAAATTCAATGATTGATGATAATACTGATTCAATAATTCTTGAAATAGCAAGCTTTAAACCTGAAAGTATTAAAAATACAAGTAAAAAAATAGGGTTAAAAAGTGATTCATCACTAAGATTTGAAAGAGGTATTGATGAAGAAATAATTGAACAAGCCTTAAGACATGCAAGCTATTTACTTGAAACACTTGCAAATGCAAGTATTACAAAAGGAATAGTTAGTGATGTAAAAAATAGTTTTAAAAATCCATTTATTGATTTAACAGAAGAAGAGATATCAAGAAAAATAGGTCATAAATTAAGTGGGAAAGAAATCGTTGCAATTTTAGAAAGACTTAATTATGAAGTTAAAGTAAATAAAAATGTGTTAACAGTTAAAGCTCCAAGCTATCGTCATGATATTTTAATGAAAGATGATTGTCTAGAAGAAATAGTTAGAATTTATGGTATGAATAATATACCTAATCAACCATTAACTGTTTCAGGTGTAGGAGCATTAACCAAAAAACAAAAAACAAATAGAACCTTACGTCATTATTTAGCTAATATTGGTTTTAATGAAGTGGTAACATATAGTTTAAGAAAAGAAAATGAAGTTACAAGATTTAATGAACTTGGTAATGTAATTAGTATTTTAAAACCACAAAATGTTGAACGTAAAGCCCTACGACAAAGTTTAATTAATGGTTTAATTGATGTTGTAAAATACAATAAAGATCATGGTGTTGATGGTGTTAATCTTTTTGAAATGGGACATGTTTATGCTGATAAGATTGAAAGAAATTATTTAACACTTATGGCTTCAAGTTCAACAATTAATAATTTATGGAAAAAAACTAATATTAAACTTGATTTCTATTTTGTTAGTGGAATTTTAAAAAATATAATGGGCTTACTTAAAGTTGATTATGAACTAGTGCCAAGTAATAATCAATCATTTCATCCATATCAACAAGCAAGTATTGTTGTTAATAAACAAACTGTTGGTATTATAGGTAAAATTCATCCTAAACTAAGTGTTAAAGATAATTTTGTGTTTGAAATTGATTTGGATAGTCTTGAAAAACAAAGTAAGTTTAAATATCAACAAGTAAGCAAATATCCAAGTGTTGAAAGAGATTTAGCAATTGTCTTGAAAGATGATATTAAGGTTGGAGATGTTGTTAAATTAATTGAACAAACAGTTAGAAAAAATATTATTAAAACTGAGGTTTTCGATATTTATAAAGGCAGTCATATTGAAGAAGGATATCAAAGTGTTGCTGTTAGAATGGTTTTTAATGATGAAAATAAAACCCTAGAAAGTGCTGATGTTGATAAACTTGTTAATAAAGTTGCTAAAAGAATTGAATTTGAATTTCAAGGGAAAATAAGAAGTTAA